The following are encoded together in the Coffea arabica cultivar ET-39 chromosome 1c, Coffea Arabica ET-39 HiFi, whole genome shotgun sequence genome:
- the LOC113740804 gene encoding non-specific lipid-transfer protein 1-like has translation MANSSGLLKLGTLVMFVSMLIMSFSHGGQTQISCDTVDNDLFPCLSFVLIGGKVAPACCSGIKTLLSLAKTKTDRQSVCSCLKSVAQSATDGQLKNAAQIPHLCGVNLPYNISRNIDCTK, from the coding sequence ATGGCTAATTCATCAGGACTCCTCAAACTAGGGACTCTTGTAATGTTCGTATCCATGCTTATCATGAGTTTCTCCCATGGAGGGCAAACACAAATCTCCTGTGACACTGTTGACAACGACCTGTTTCCATGCCTTAGCTTCGTCCTGATTGGAGGTAAAGTTGCACCTGCTTGCTGCAGTGGGATTAAGACTCTACTCAGCCTGGCTAAGACTAAAACTGATCGCCAGAGTGTTTGTTCTTGCTTGAAATCTGTTGCTCAGAGTGCTACTGATGGTCAGCTCAAGAATGCTGCACAAATCCCTCATCTGTGTGGTGTTAATCTCCCATACAATATTTCTCGCAACATCGACTGCACAAAGTAA